From the genome of Verrucomicrobiia bacterium, one region includes:
- a CDS encoding 2,3-bisphosphoglycerate-independent phosphoglycerate mutase gives MHLDDLYSELTLKPSGKLALLVLDGLGDLAIKEQSYLTPLEAAYTPNLDALSKSSAQGRMIPVAPGITPGSGPGHLGLFGYDPVDYQVGRGVIEALGLGVELKPGDICARANFATLDAKGVITDRRAGRIPTATCERLVELLRSKIKKIGETEVIIKAGKEHRFVVVFRGHGLEGPLTDADPNREGLPIPTVAPRDPKNAKQKKTAKLIADFYKLALPILHSEKPANGFLMRGIAHQPHLPRFEERYQLKAACLAVYPMYKGLAQLVGMTKLEGPQTIAEQFERYLTEYDNYDFFFIHYKYTDKAGEDGNFAAKKKAVEDFDAALPILLKKRPSVIAITGDHSTPCALKGHSWHPQPVLLNSAVSGWDKLDRFTETGANSGSLGIFPSKFLIRLMQANAQMFNKFGA, from the coding sequence ATGCATCTCGACGACCTTTACTCTGAATTAACCCTCAAACCGAGCGGCAAGCTGGCGCTCCTCGTCCTGGACGGTCTGGGCGATCTGGCCATCAAAGAACAAAGCTACCTCACGCCGTTGGAAGCGGCCTACACGCCCAATCTCGACGCGCTTTCCAAAAGCTCTGCGCAAGGTCGGATGATTCCCGTCGCGCCGGGCATCACCCCCGGCAGCGGCCCGGGCCATCTGGGTTTGTTCGGTTACGATCCGGTGGATTACCAGGTCGGACGCGGCGTGATCGAAGCGCTGGGGCTGGGCGTGGAATTGAAGCCCGGCGACATCTGTGCGCGCGCCAACTTCGCCACCTTGGACGCCAAAGGCGTCATCACCGATCGGCGCGCGGGGCGGATTCCGACTGCCACCTGCGAACGTCTGGTGGAGTTGTTGCGGTCCAAGATCAAAAAAATCGGTGAAACGGAAGTCATCATCAAGGCGGGCAAAGAACATCGGTTCGTGGTGGTGTTCCGGGGGCACGGCTTGGAAGGGCCGCTGACGGATGCGGACCCCAATCGCGAAGGGTTGCCCATTCCCACCGTCGCGCCGCGCGATCCCAAAAATGCGAAACAAAAGAAAACGGCAAAGTTGATTGCTGATTTTTACAAACTGGCCCTGCCGATCCTGCATTCGGAAAAACCGGCGAACGGTTTTCTCATGCGCGGCATCGCGCATCAGCCGCACCTGCCGCGCTTTGAAGAACGTTACCAGCTCAAAGCCGCCTGCCTCGCCGTTTATCCAATGTATAAAGGGCTGGCGCAACTCGTCGGCATGACCAAACTGGAAGGCCCGCAAACCATCGCCGAACAGTTCGAGCGTTATCTGACCGAATACGACAACTACGATTTCTTCTTCATCCACTATAAATACACCGACAAAGCGGGCGAAGACGGCAACTTTGCCGCCAAGAAAAAAGCCGTGGAAGACTTCGATGCCGCGCTGCCGATCCTGCTGAAGAAGCGACCGTCCGTCATCGCCATCACGGGCGATCACTCCACGCCGTGCGCCTTGAAGGGGCATTCGTGGCATCCGCAGCCCGTGCTGCTCAACTCCGCCGTCAGCGGTTGGGACAAACTGGATCGCTTCACCGAAACCGGCGCCAACTCGGGTTCGCTCGGAATTTTTCCGTCCAAATTTCTGATCCGATTGATGCAGGCCAACGCGCAAATGTTCAATAAGTTCGGCGCGTAA
- the sufT gene encoding putative Fe-S cluster assembly protein SufT has protein sequence MSEKTVTLSRDVDAALVPVGTKVVLMKGEQAHITQSLGGAYTVVVNGNMFRIEGKDADALGIEAQAQTKTATAGPVTLEALEKQVWESLKSCYDPEIPVNIVDLGLIYDCHLTPTGNATYKAEVKMTLTAPGCGMGSVLAQDVQNKLISLEPIDEADVELVWEPPWNQGMMTEAAKLQLGLM, from the coding sequence ATGAGCGAGAAAACCGTTACCCTCTCCCGCGATGTAGATGCCGCCCTGGTGCCCGTGGGCACCAAAGTCGTTCTGATGAAAGGCGAACAGGCCCATATCACGCAATCGTTGGGCGGCGCTTACACCGTGGTGGTGAACGGAAACATGTTCCGCATCGAAGGCAAAGACGCTGATGCGCTCGGGATCGAAGCGCAAGCGCAAACCAAGACGGCGACCGCCGGACCGGTCACGCTGGAAGCGCTCGAAAAGCAGGTCTGGGAATCGCTCAAGTCCTGCTACGATCCGGAGATTCCCGTCAACATTGTGGACCTGGGATTGATTTACGACTGCCACCTGACGCCCACCGGCAACGCCACGTACAAAGCGGAAGTGAAAATGACATTGACCGCGCCGGGCTGCGGCATGGGATCGGTGCTTGCGCAGGACGTGCAAAATAAATTGATTTCGCTCGAACCGATTGACGAGGCCGACGTGGAACTGGTTTGGGAGCCGCCCTGGAATCAGGGCATGATGACCGAAGCGGCCAAGTTGCAATTGGGTTTGATGTGA
- a CDS encoding cysteine desulfurase gives MTDKKTIDWAALRKDFPILDQKVHGKPLIYFDNAATAQKPRAVVQALVHYYEHDNANVHRGIHELSNRATHAYENARARAAQFINARHAEEIVWTRGTSEAINLVTSSWGAKFLRPGDVILLTEAEHHSNIVPWQLLAERTGAKVAYLPVLGDEGILDLSRVDAMLTSSVKLLSMVHISNALGVVNPVAELCAKARKLGIVTLVDGAQSAGHLPVDVQAIGCDFFAFSGHKICGPTGIGVLYGRQELLEQLPPYQGGGEMILTVNYDKTTFKAPPHRFEAGTPNIAGPVGLHAAMDYLDAIGRDHIWKHDQELAQYAYDQLAALKDIRLFGPKTGRAGLVSFLLKDVHAHDVVTLADQGGIALRGGHHCTQPLMHKLGVESTARASFYFYNTRAEVDHLVTVVKEIQKFFAA, from the coding sequence ATGACTGACAAGAAGACTATTGACTGGGCCGCGCTGCGAAAAGATTTTCCGATCCTCGATCAAAAAGTCCACGGCAAACCGCTGATCTATTTCGACAACGCCGCCACGGCGCAAAAGCCGCGCGCCGTCGTGCAGGCGTTGGTGCATTATTACGAACACGACAACGCCAATGTGCATCGCGGCATCCACGAATTGAGCAACCGTGCCACGCACGCGTACGAAAATGCCCGCGCCCGCGCCGCCCAGTTCATCAACGCGCGGCACGCGGAGGAGATCGTCTGGACGCGCGGGACCAGCGAAGCCATCAACCTGGTGACCAGTTCCTGGGGCGCCAAATTCCTGCGCCCGGGCGATGTGATTTTGCTGACCGAAGCCGAGCACCACAGCAACATCGTGCCGTGGCAATTGCTTGCTGAAAGAACCGGCGCCAAAGTCGCCTACCTGCCGGTGTTGGGTGATGAAGGCATTCTGGATTTGTCGCGCGTTGACGCCATGCTGACTTCGTCAGTGAAACTGCTTTCGATGGTTCACATCTCGAACGCGTTGGGCGTGGTGAATCCCGTTGCTGAACTTTGCGCCAAAGCCCGCAAGCTGGGTATTGTGACGTTGGTGGATGGCGCGCAAAGCGCCGGGCATCTGCCCGTGGATGTGCAGGCCATCGGTTGCGATTTCTTTGCTTTTAGCGGTCATAAAATTTGCGGCCCCACCGGGATTGGCGTGTTGTACGGGCGTCAGGAACTTTTGGAACAACTACCGCCCTACCAAGGTGGTGGCGAAATGATTCTCACGGTGAACTACGATAAAACCACTTTCAAAGCGCCGCCGCACCGTTTCGAGGCCGGCACCCCGAACATCGCCGGCCCGGTCGGATTGCACGCGGCCATGGATTATCTGGACGCCATCGGGCGCGACCACATCTGGAAGCACGACCAAGAGCTGGCGCAATACGCCTACGATCAACTGGCCGCCTTGAAAGACATCCGGTTGTTTGGTCCGAAAACCGGTCGCGCGGGACTCGTCAGTTTTTTGCTCAAAGACGTTCATGCTCACGACGTGGTGACGTTGGCGGACCAGGGTGGCATTGCCTTGCGGGGCGGACACCATTGCACCCAACCGCTCATGCACAAGCTGGGCGTCGAGTCCACCGCGCGCGCCAGTTTTTATTTCTACAACACCCGAGCCGAGGTGGATCATCTGGTCACCGT
- a CDS encoding phosphoribosylanthranilate isomerase, giving the protein MIRVKVCCIGSVEEARLAVREGASALGFVSEMPSGPGVIAEDVINQIASTVPPSIGTFLLTSRTEPKAIITQQRRCRTNTIQLCDRLTAAAHLALREALPGISLVQVVHVSDESSIDEALELGRRADAILLDSGNQNAPIKELGGTGRTHDWSLSKRIIQSSTVPVFLAGGLCAANVGEAIRSTRPFGVDLCTGVRTNGLLDPKKLSSFMNAVEAAS; this is encoded by the coding sequence ATGATACGAGTAAAAGTTTGCTGTATCGGCTCGGTTGAAGAAGCTCGCCTCGCCGTGCGTGAGGGCGCTTCCGCCTTGGGCTTCGTATCAGAAATGCCCAGCGGCCCGGGCGTCATCGCGGAAGACGTGATCAACCAGATCGCCAGCACCGTCCCGCCGTCCATTGGCACGTTCCTGCTTACCAGTCGGACGGAGCCAAAGGCCATCATCACCCAGCAACGACGTTGCCGCACCAATACCATTCAGCTTTGCGACCGGCTGACGGCTGCGGCCCACTTGGCTTTGCGCGAGGCATTGCCCGGTATCTCACTGGTGCAGGTCGTTCACGTCAGCGACGAATCTTCAATAGACGAAGCTCTGGAATTGGGGCGTCGGGCGGATGCGATCTTGCTGGACTCTGGCAACCAGAATGCACCCATAAAGGAACTGGGCGGGACCGGACGCACGCACGATTGGTCGCTCAGCAAGCGGATTATTCAAAGCTCGACGGTGCCTGTGTTTCTCGCGGGCGGTTTGTGCGCGGCCAATGTCGGCGAAGCGATACGCTCAACCCGACCGTTCGGAGTTGATCTCTGCACCGGCGTCCGTACGAACGGGTTACTGGATCCGAAGAAGCTGAGTAGCTTCATGAACGCCGTCGAAGCAGCGTCCTGA